The following proteins are co-located in the Ailuropoda melanoleuca isolate Jingjing chromosome 13, ASM200744v2, whole genome shotgun sequence genome:
- the KRT10 gene encoding keratin, type I cytoskeletal 10 isoform X1 — MSVRYSSSKQYSSSRSGGGGGGGGGSSFRISSSKGSIGGGFSSGGFSGGSFSRGSSGGGCFGGSSGGYGGLGGGFGGGSFGGGYGGSSFGGVCGGGSFGGGSFGGGSFGGGSFGGGGFGGGGFGGYGGGFGGDGGLLSGNEKVTMQNLNDRLASYLDKVRALEESNYELEGKIKEWYEKHGNSRQREPRDYSKYYQTIEDLKNQILNLTTDNANILLQIDNARLAADDFRLKYENEVALRQSVEADINGLRRVLDELTLTKADLEMQIESLTEELAYLKKNHEEEMKDLQNVSTGDVNVEMNAAPGVDLTELLNNMRNQYEQLAEQNRKDAEAWFNEKSKELTTEINSNIEQMSSHKSEITELRRTVQGLEIELQSQLALKQSLESSLAETEGRYCVQLSQIQAQISSLEEQLQQIRAETECQNAEYQQLLDIKIRLENEIQTYRSLLEGEGSSGGGSYGGGRGGGSSGGGYGGSSGGGGGYGGSSGGGGYGGGSSGGGGYGGGSSGGGGHGGSGHGGSSGGGYGGGSSSGGHKSSSSGSVGEPSSKGPRSAETSWDTNKPRVIKTIIEEVAPDGRVLSSMVESETRKHYY; from the exons ATGTCTGTTAGATACAGCTCCAGCAAGCAGTACTCTTCCTCCCGcagcgggggaggaggggggggtggaggaggatcATCCTTCAGGATTTCGAGCAGCAAAGGCTCCATCGGTGGAGGATTTAGCTCAGGGGGGTTCAGTGGTGGCTCTTTTAGTCGTGGGAGCTCTGGTGGAGGCTGCTTTGGAGGCTCCTCAGGTGGCTATGGAGGATTAGGAGGAGGTTTTGGTGGAGGCAGCTTTGGTGGAGGCTATGGCGGCAGCAGCTTCGGTGGGGTCTGTGGAGGGGGCAGCTTTGGAGGGGGCAGCTTTGGAGGGGGCAGCTTTGGAGGGGGCAGTTTTGGTGGGGGTGGCTTCGGTGGAGGCGGCTTTGGAGGCTATGGGGGTGGATTTGGAGGAGATGGTGGCCTTCTCTCCGGAAATGAAAAAGTAACCATGCAGAATCTGAATGACCGCCTGGCTTCCTACTTGGACAAAGTGCGGGCTCTGGAAGAATCAAACTACGAGCTAGAAGGCAAAATCAAGGAGTGGTATGAAAAGCATGGCAACTCAAGACAGAGAGAGCCCCGTGACTACAGCAAATACTACCAAACCATCGAAGATCTTAAAAATCAG ATCCTCAATCTAACAACTGATAATGCCAATATCCTGCTTCAGATCGACAATGCCAGGCTGGCAGCTGACGACTTCAGATTAAA GTATGAGAACGAGGTAGCCCTGCGCCAGAGTGTGGAGGCCGACATCAATGGCCTGCGCAGGGTACTGGATGAGCTGACCCTGACCAAGGCTGACCTGGAGATGCAGATCGAGAGCCTGACTGAAGAGCTGGCCTACCTGAAGAAGAACCACGAGGAG GAAATGAAAGACCTTCAAAATGTGTCCACTGGTGATGTAAACGTAGAAATGAATGCTGCCCCAGGTGTTGACCTAACTGAACTTCTGAATAACATGAGAAACCAATATGAACAACTTGCTGAACAAAACCGCAAAGATGCTGAAGCCTGGTTCAATGAAAAG AGCAAGGAACTGACTACAGAAATCAACAGTAATATTGAACAAATGTCCAGCCACAAATCTGAGATTACTGAATTGAGACGAACGGTTCAAGGTCTGGAAATCGAACTACAGTCCCAACTAGCCCTG AAACAATCCCTGGAATCCTCGTTGGCAGAAACAGAAGGTCGCTACTGTGTGCAGCTCTCACAGATTCAGGCGCAGATCTCCTCTCTGGAGGAACAACTGCAACAGATTCGGGCTGAAACCGAATGCCAGAATGCCGAGTACCAACAACTCCTGGACATTAAGATCCGACTGGAGAATGAAATTCAAACCTACCGCAGCCTGctagaaggagaaggaag TTCCGGCGGCGGCAGCTACGGCGGCGGGCGCGGCGGCGGAAGTTCCGGCGGCGGCTACGGAGGAAGttccggcggcggcggcggctacGGAGGAAGTTCCGGCGGCGGCGGCTACGGCGGCGGAAGCTCCGGCGGTGGCGGTTACGGTGGGGGCAGCTCCGGCGGCGGCGGCCACGGCGGCAGTGGCCACGGCGGCAGTTCCGGCGGCGGCTACGGGGGCGGGAGCTCTAGCGGAGGTCACAAGTCCTCGTCGTCTGGGTCGGTTGGAGAGCCCTCTTCTAAGGGACCAAGGTCAGCAGAAACTAGCTGGG ATACTAACAAACCCAGAGTAATCAAGACAATTATTGAAGAGGTGGCACCTGATGGTAGAGTCCTTTCATCCATGGTTGAATCGGAAACCAGGAAACACTACTATTAA
- the KRT10 gene encoding keratin, type I cytoskeletal 10 isoform X3 → MSVRYSSSKQYSSSRSGGGGGGGGGSSFRISSSKGSIGGGFSSGGFSGGSFSRGSSGGGCFGGSSGGYGGLGGGFGGGSFGGGYGGSSFGGVCGGGSFGGGSFGGGSFGGGSFGGGGFGGGGFGGYGGGFGGDGGLLSGNEKVTMQNLNDRLASYLDKVRALEESNYELEGKIKEWYEKHGNSRQREPRDYSKYYQTIEDLKNQILNLTTDNANILLQIDNARLAADDFRLKYENEVALRQSVEADINGLRRVLDELTLTKADLEMQIESLTEELAYLKKNHEEEMKDLQNVSTGDVNVEMNAAPGVDLTELLNNMRNQYEQLAEQNRKDAEAWFNEKSKELTTEINSNIEQMSSHKSEITELRRTVQGLEIELQSQLALKQSLESSLAETEGRYCVQLSQIQAQISSLEEQLQQIRAETECQNAEYQQLLDIKIRLENEIQTYRSLLEGEGSSGGGSYGGGRGGGSSGGGYGGSSGGGGGYGGSSGGGGYGGGSSGGGGYGGGSSGGGGHGGSGHGGSSGGGYGGGSSSGGHKSSSSGSVGEPSSKGPRY, encoded by the exons ATGTCTGTTAGATACAGCTCCAGCAAGCAGTACTCTTCCTCCCGcagcgggggaggaggggggggtggaggaggatcATCCTTCAGGATTTCGAGCAGCAAAGGCTCCATCGGTGGAGGATTTAGCTCAGGGGGGTTCAGTGGTGGCTCTTTTAGTCGTGGGAGCTCTGGTGGAGGCTGCTTTGGAGGCTCCTCAGGTGGCTATGGAGGATTAGGAGGAGGTTTTGGTGGAGGCAGCTTTGGTGGAGGCTATGGCGGCAGCAGCTTCGGTGGGGTCTGTGGAGGGGGCAGCTTTGGAGGGGGCAGCTTTGGAGGGGGCAGCTTTGGAGGGGGCAGTTTTGGTGGGGGTGGCTTCGGTGGAGGCGGCTTTGGAGGCTATGGGGGTGGATTTGGAGGAGATGGTGGCCTTCTCTCCGGAAATGAAAAAGTAACCATGCAGAATCTGAATGACCGCCTGGCTTCCTACTTGGACAAAGTGCGGGCTCTGGAAGAATCAAACTACGAGCTAGAAGGCAAAATCAAGGAGTGGTATGAAAAGCATGGCAACTCAAGACAGAGAGAGCCCCGTGACTACAGCAAATACTACCAAACCATCGAAGATCTTAAAAATCAG ATCCTCAATCTAACAACTGATAATGCCAATATCCTGCTTCAGATCGACAATGCCAGGCTGGCAGCTGACGACTTCAGATTAAA GTATGAGAACGAGGTAGCCCTGCGCCAGAGTGTGGAGGCCGACATCAATGGCCTGCGCAGGGTACTGGATGAGCTGACCCTGACCAAGGCTGACCTGGAGATGCAGATCGAGAGCCTGACTGAAGAGCTGGCCTACCTGAAGAAGAACCACGAGGAG GAAATGAAAGACCTTCAAAATGTGTCCACTGGTGATGTAAACGTAGAAATGAATGCTGCCCCAGGTGTTGACCTAACTGAACTTCTGAATAACATGAGAAACCAATATGAACAACTTGCTGAACAAAACCGCAAAGATGCTGAAGCCTGGTTCAATGAAAAG AGCAAGGAACTGACTACAGAAATCAACAGTAATATTGAACAAATGTCCAGCCACAAATCTGAGATTACTGAATTGAGACGAACGGTTCAAGGTCTGGAAATCGAACTACAGTCCCAACTAGCCCTG AAACAATCCCTGGAATCCTCGTTGGCAGAAACAGAAGGTCGCTACTGTGTGCAGCTCTCACAGATTCAGGCGCAGATCTCCTCTCTGGAGGAACAACTGCAACAGATTCGGGCTGAAACCGAATGCCAGAATGCCGAGTACCAACAACTCCTGGACATTAAGATCCGACTGGAGAATGAAATTCAAACCTACCGCAGCCTGctagaaggagaaggaag TTCCGGCGGCGGCAGCTACGGCGGCGGGCGCGGCGGCGGAAGTTCCGGCGGCGGCTACGGAGGAAGttccggcggcggcggcggctacGGAGGAAGTTCCGGCGGCGGCGGCTACGGCGGCGGAAGCTCCGGCGGTGGCGGTTACGGTGGGGGCAGCTCCGGCGGCGGCGGCCACGGCGGCAGTGGCCACGGCGGCAGTTCCGGCGGCGGCTACGGGGGCGGGAGCTCTAGCGGAGGTCACAAGTCCTCGTCGTCTGGGTCGGTTGGAGAGCCCTCTTCTAAGGGACCAAG ATACTAA
- the KRT10 gene encoding keratin, type I cytoskeletal 10 isoform X2, producing the protein MSVRYSSSKQYSSSRSGGGGGGGGGSSFRISSSKGSIGGGFSSGGFSGGSFSRGSSGGGCFGGSSGGYGGLGGGFGGGSFGGGYGGSSFGGVCGGGSFGGGSFGGGSFGGGSFGGGGFGGGGFGGYGGGFGGDGGLLSGNEKVTMQNLNDRLASYLDKVRALEESNYELEGKIKEWYEKHGNSRQREPRDYSKYYQTIEDLKNQILNLTTDNANILLQIDNARLAADDFRLKYENEVALRQSVEADINGLRRVLDELTLTKADLEMQIESLTEELAYLKKNHEEEMKDLQNVSTGDVNVEMNAAPGVDLTELLNNMRNQYEQLAEQNRKDAEAWFNEKSKELTTEINSNIEQMSSHKSEITELRRTVQGLEIELQSQLALKQSLESSLAETEGRYCVQLSQIQAQISSLEEQLQQIRAETECQNAEYQQLLDIKIRLENEIQTYRSLLEGEGSSGGGGYGGGSSGGGGYGGGSSGGGGHGGSGHGGSSGGGYGGGSSSGGHKSSSSGSVGEPSSKGPRSAETSWDTNKPRVIKTIIEEVAPDGRVLSSMVESETRKHYY; encoded by the exons ATGTCTGTTAGATACAGCTCCAGCAAGCAGTACTCTTCCTCCCGcagcgggggaggaggggggggtggaggaggatcATCCTTCAGGATTTCGAGCAGCAAAGGCTCCATCGGTGGAGGATTTAGCTCAGGGGGGTTCAGTGGTGGCTCTTTTAGTCGTGGGAGCTCTGGTGGAGGCTGCTTTGGAGGCTCCTCAGGTGGCTATGGAGGATTAGGAGGAGGTTTTGGTGGAGGCAGCTTTGGTGGAGGCTATGGCGGCAGCAGCTTCGGTGGGGTCTGTGGAGGGGGCAGCTTTGGAGGGGGCAGCTTTGGAGGGGGCAGCTTTGGAGGGGGCAGTTTTGGTGGGGGTGGCTTCGGTGGAGGCGGCTTTGGAGGCTATGGGGGTGGATTTGGAGGAGATGGTGGCCTTCTCTCCGGAAATGAAAAAGTAACCATGCAGAATCTGAATGACCGCCTGGCTTCCTACTTGGACAAAGTGCGGGCTCTGGAAGAATCAAACTACGAGCTAGAAGGCAAAATCAAGGAGTGGTATGAAAAGCATGGCAACTCAAGACAGAGAGAGCCCCGTGACTACAGCAAATACTACCAAACCATCGAAGATCTTAAAAATCAG ATCCTCAATCTAACAACTGATAATGCCAATATCCTGCTTCAGATCGACAATGCCAGGCTGGCAGCTGACGACTTCAGATTAAA GTATGAGAACGAGGTAGCCCTGCGCCAGAGTGTGGAGGCCGACATCAATGGCCTGCGCAGGGTACTGGATGAGCTGACCCTGACCAAGGCTGACCTGGAGATGCAGATCGAGAGCCTGACTGAAGAGCTGGCCTACCTGAAGAAGAACCACGAGGAG GAAATGAAAGACCTTCAAAATGTGTCCACTGGTGATGTAAACGTAGAAATGAATGCTGCCCCAGGTGTTGACCTAACTGAACTTCTGAATAACATGAGAAACCAATATGAACAACTTGCTGAACAAAACCGCAAAGATGCTGAAGCCTGGTTCAATGAAAAG AGCAAGGAACTGACTACAGAAATCAACAGTAATATTGAACAAATGTCCAGCCACAAATCTGAGATTACTGAATTGAGACGAACGGTTCAAGGTCTGGAAATCGAACTACAGTCCCAACTAGCCCTG AAACAATCCCTGGAATCCTCGTTGGCAGAAACAGAAGGTCGCTACTGTGTGCAGCTCTCACAGATTCAGGCGCAGATCTCCTCTCTGGAGGAACAACTGCAACAGATTCGGGCTGAAACCGAATGCCAGAATGCCGAGTACCAACAACTCCTGGACATTAAGATCCGACTGGAGAATGAAATTCAAACCTACCGCAGCCTGctagaaggagaaggaag TTCCGGCGGCGGCGGCTACGGCGGCGGAAGCTCCGGCGGTGGCGGTTACGGTGGGGGCAGCTCCGGCGGCGGCGGCCACGGCGGCAGTGGCCACGGCGGCAGTTCCGGCGGCGGCTACGGGGGCGGGAGCTCTAGCGGAGGTCACAAGTCCTCGTCGTCTGGGTCGGTTGGAGAGCCCTCTTCTAAGGGACCAAGGTCAGCAGAAACTAGCTGGG ATACTAACAAACCCAGAGTAATCAAGACAATTATTGAAGAGGTGGCACCTGATGGTAGAGTCCTTTCATCCATGGTTGAATCGGAAACCAGGAAACACTACTATTAA